The genomic region CATCGACCCGGCGGACACGCGCCGCGTGCTGGGCCTGTCGATCTCGGCCAGCCTCAACGCGCCGATCCCCGAAACCCGCTTCGGCGTCTTCAGGATGTAGCCATGTTCCGTTCGGTCCTCGTCGCCAACCGGGGTGAGATCGCGCTGCGCGTCATGCGCACCGCGCGGCGCATGGGCATGCGGACCATCGCCGTCCATTCCGAGGCGGATGCCGGCGCGCCCCATGTCCGCTTCGCCGACGAGGCGCACCTGATCGGCCCGCCGCCGGCGCTGGAAAGCTACCTGAAGATCGACCGGATCATCGAGGCGGCCGTCAGGTCGGGCGCCGAGGCGATCCATCCGGGCTACGGCTTCCTGTCGGAGAACGCGGTCTTCGCCGAGGCCTGCGCGGCGGCGGGGATCGTGTTCGTCGGCCCGCCGGTCGAGGCGATCCGCCAGATGGGCAACAAGAGCGCGGCCAAGGCGCTGATGGACAGGGCCGGCGTCCCCGTCGTCCCCGGCTATCACGGCGCCGACCAGTCCGACGAGATGCTGGCGCTGGCCGCCGAGCATGCCGGCTATCCGGTGCTGATCAAGGCGGCGGCGGGCGGCGGCGGCAAGGGCATGCGCCGGGTAAACGATCCGGCGTCGTTCGACAAGGAACTGAAGGCCGCGCGGCGCGAGGCGATGAGTGCGTTCGGCGATGACACCATGCTGGTCGAGAAATTCGTGTCCCGCCCGCGCCACATCGAGATCCAGGTGTTCGCCGACATCCATGGCGACGCGGTCCATCTGTTCGAGCGCGAATGCTCGATCCAGCGCCGCCACCAGAAGGTGATCGAGGAAGCGCCCGCGCCCGGGATGACCGGAGAGCTGCGCGGCCGCATGGGCGGCGCGGCGGTGGCGGCGGCCAAGGCCATCGGCTACCGGGGCGCGGGCACGGTCGAGTTCATCGTCGACGGCAGCGAGGGGCTGGCCAACGCCGACTTCTTCTTCATGGAGATGAACACCCGGCTGCAGGTCGAGCATCCGGTGACCGAGATGATCACCGGCACCGATCTGGTCGAATGGCAGTTCCGCGTCGCCTCGGGCGAGGCGCTGCCGCTGACGCAGGACCAGCTCGCCATCAACGGCCACGCCATCGAGGCGCGGCTCTACGCCGAGAACCCGGCGAAGAAGTTCTTCCCGCAGGCCGGGCCGCTGAAGCGCCTGCGCTTCCCGCCGGAGAGCGCACATGTCCGGATCGATTCGGGCGTCGAGGAAGGCCAGGACATCTCCATCTTCTACGACCCGATGATCGCCAAGGTGATCGCCTGGGACACAACCCGCACCGGCGCGGCGCGGCGGCTGGAGACGGCGCTGGAGCAGACCAGGCTGGCGGGCATCGCCTCCAACCTCGGCTTCCTCGCCGCCATCGCCGGCAACGCGGCGTTCCTGAAGGGTGACCTGCACACCGGTTTCATCGACGAGCACGCCGCCGACCTGATCCCGGCGGCCCAGCCTGCCGACAGGGAAACGCTCGGCGCGGCGGTGCTGTCGATCCTGTCGGCGCGCACGCAGCCCGCCGCCGACCCGTGGGACGACCGCACCGCATGGCGCATGAACCTGCCGCCGTGCGAAATCTTCGTGCTGAAGGACGGCGACGCCGAGCGCCGCGTGACCGTGACCCATGCGCCGTCGCTGACCCTCGAGATCGACGGCGAAAGCCTGCCCGCCGCCTTCGCGCAGGAGGCCAACGGCGACCTGGCCGTCAGCCTCGGCGGCGTGCGCTCATCGGTCCACGTGCTCACCGAGGGCGACGCGATCACCGTGCTGCGCAGGGGCCATGCCCACAAGCTGGAACTGGTGCAGGCCGACGCGGCGGGCGACGACGCCGCAGCCAGCGCATCCGACATCCGCGCGCCGCTGCCGGGCCGCGTGGCGCAGGTGCTGGCCGAGCCGGGCAAGGCGGTGGCGAAACACGCGCCGCTGGTGATCCTCGAGGCCATGAAGATGGAGCACGTTCTGGTGGCGCCCGCGGCCGGCACCGTCGACGAGGTGCGCGTTACCGCGGGCGATCAGGTGGCCGAGGGCACTGTGCTGGTGACGTTCGTAGGGAGAGCGTAGATTGGCCGCCGTAGGGTCCTTGGACAGCAAAACTGTAATCCGCTATGGGTGAAAGCGAACCTTTGCCTCGAACGGTCGTCAAGGCAGCCCTGCGCCCTAAACGGCGCCCAGAGCACCGCTCACGGCCGGACGTCAATCCACGTCGGTAGGAGTGCAGGCCTGCCTTATGCATGCGCGGAGCCACCGGTGGACCGGGTCGGCGTCCAACCGAGGATGCCAGACCATTGAGACCGTAAAGCCTGTCGTCCTTACCGGCACGGCAAAGCTGAACATTCCTTTCCTCAGCGCGGAAGTGTGCAGTTCAGGAACCGTGGCGACGAGATCTGAATTGCGCGCCAGCGCGAGCGCAGTTGCAAAGCCGCTCACAGCGCTGACGACGCGGCGTGAGAGGTTGTTTGGCAGGAAAGGCCGCTCGACAGCATCTTCGTCGAAGCCGCTACGTGAGACGATAACGTGCAACGCCTGCACGTAGTCCTTGGCGGTAACACCCTCTGCTGCAAATGAATGGTCCATGCTCACGGCGCCGACGAGGCGATCGTGAAACAGTGCTTGAGCACGCAATTCCGGCCCCATAGACGGCTCGACGACAGCCGTCTCCAGATCGACCGCACCCTCGCGCAGAGGCGTGCTGTCCTTGTCTGGCTTCTGGAGAAAGTTGAGCCGGACGCCTGGTGCCGTGGCTTTGACGCGGGCCAAGAGGCGCGGTCCGAAGTTCTCAACGAAGCCATCGCTGGTGCGCAGTGTGAAGGTGCGCTCCAGCGTCGAAAGACTCATTGCGTCAGCGGGACGTAAAACGGACTGCGCCTCCTGCACCAGCGCCCCAACGCGCCCACGTAGCTCAAGTGCGCGGGGCGTCGCAACGAGGCCGCGACCAGCCCGCACGAGCAGCGGATCACCGGTCGTCTCCCGCAGCCTGGCAAGAGAACGGCTCATCGCTGACGGGCTAAGACGGAGCCGGCGGGCGGCACGTACCACACTGCCTTCCTCGAGCAGAACATCGAGAACTACGAGCAGATTGAGGTCGGGGCCTGACATGACTCGACTTTGCCACATGTGGCGTCAAATGCACTAATAACCTGCAATCGTTGCGCATTCCGCCACGTATTCGGCCGTCCTAGGCTTGTTGTGAAACCTAGCTGCAGTCCTAAGCCGAAAGAGGATGGAATGACTAAGAATACTCTCGAAGACTCCATGGCAGCCCTGAGTTCAATGTGGGGGCCGCTAACGACAGAGCTGGCCGATGCAGCCCGGCTGCATCTGGAGACCCTAGCGCGGGCTTCGACCGACGAACCGTGGCTTGCGGACTTACACCGCGATCTGCCGGCCAGAAGCGAACTGTATCGTGATCCGGTGCATGGGTTTGTCCTTCTCGCCCACGTCGAGATGACCAGCCTCTACCGCCCGCCGCACGACCATGGGCGGAGCTGGGTGGTCTATGCCGTCCAGCAAGGCGAGAGCGAGATGGGAACCTACGGCCGGACCGAAACTCCGGCTGGTCAGGTCCGCCTAGCGAAGCGCAACACCAAACTCCTAAAGCCCGGGATGGCGCAGGTGTACCTGCCCGGCGATATCCATGACACCTTGTGCGTCTCCGGTCCCGCAATCCTGTTCCGCTTCACCGAGCGGGATCTGAAGGTGGAGGATGAAGTCGACCATCGGGTGAGCCGGTACGTCCAACGCGATGGCTACTGGACGACGAGTGGCCAATGACCGCCCCCTCTGTCTTAGCGCTCGATGACTGGGAGCGATTCGCCGAGCCGCGGCGCACCCTTGCCATCGCCGCAGTGCTGGCCGCGATGGTACTAGTGGTGCTCGGCGCGGCTATCGCCAACATTGCCCTCCCGACCATTGAGCGGGCCTTGCATGTGACGCCGGCGGCGGCGGTCAGGGTCGTGACCGCCTACCAACTTGGCCTTGTCATTAGCCTGCTTCCGGCCGCTGCGCTTGGTGAAAGCTTAGGTTACCGACGTGTATTCCTGACGGGCGCCGCAATAT from Emcibacter sp. SYSU 3D8 harbors:
- a CDS encoding biotin carboxylase N-terminal domain-containing protein is translated as MFRSVLVANRGEIALRVMRTARRMGMRTIAVHSEADAGAPHVRFADEAHLIGPPPALESYLKIDRIIEAAVRSGAEAIHPGYGFLSENAVFAEACAAAGIVFVGPPVEAIRQMGNKSAAKALMDRAGVPVVPGYHGADQSDEMLALAAEHAGYPVLIKAAAGGGGKGMRRVNDPASFDKELKAARREAMSAFGDDTMLVEKFVSRPRHIEIQVFADIHGDAVHLFERECSIQRRHQKVIEEAPAPGMTGELRGRMGGAAVAAAKAIGYRGAGTVEFIVDGSEGLANADFFFMEMNTRLQVEHPVTEMITGTDLVEWQFRVASGEALPLTQDQLAINGHAIEARLYAENPAKKFFPQAGPLKRLRFPPESAHVRIDSGVEEGQDISIFYDPMIAKVIAWDTTRTGAARRLETALEQTRLAGIASNLGFLAAIAGNAAFLKGDLHTGFIDEHAADLIPAAQPADRETLGAAVLSILSARTQPAADPWDDRTAWRMNLPPCEIFVLKDGDAERRVTVTHAPSLTLEIDGESLPAAFAQEANGDLAVSLGGVRSSVHVLTEGDAITVLRRGHAHKLELVQADAAGDDAAASASDIRAPLPGRVAQVLAEPGKAVAKHAPLVILEAMKMEHVLVAPAAGTVDEVRVTAGDQVAEGTVLVTFVGRA
- a CDS encoding LysR family transcriptional regulator is translated as MSGPDLNLLVVLDVLLEEGSVVRAARRLRLSPSAMSRSLARLRETTGDPLLVRAGRGLVATPRALELRGRVGALVQEAQSVLRPADAMSLSTLERTFTLRTSDGFVENFGPRLLARVKATAPGVRLNFLQKPDKDSTPLREGAVDLETAVVEPSMGPELRAQALFHDRLVGAVSMDHSFAAEGVTAKDYVQALHVIVSRSGFDEDAVERPFLPNNLSRRVVSAVSGFATALALARNSDLVATVPELHTSALRKGMFSFAVPVRTTGFTVSMVWHPRLDADPVHRWLRACIRQACTPTDVD